A single Candidatus Neomarinimicrobiota bacterium DNA region contains:
- a CDS encoding FG-GAP repeat protein, whose product MGIMDSIPVLKGSIWRSSRWLIPFLIATLTLFNCDDSEPPDSEIVKLLAPDAQAGDGFGYSVALSPAEGGVSGDYAIVGADGEDAGGIGAGAAYVFRRTGANSWDGGTRIVAPDAQAYAFFGTSVALSGDYAIVGAPWAWEYTGGILAGAAYIFKRTGANSWDGGTKIAAPDAQAEDYFGRSVALSGDYAIVGADGEDAGGMFAGAAYVFRRTGTNSWDGGTKIMAPDAEGYDGFGWSVALSGDYSLVGAPYEDTGDIAGGAAYVFK is encoded by the coding sequence ATGGGAATCATGGACAGTATTCCAGTCCTGAAGGGATCTATATGGAGAAGTTCCAGATGGCTTATCCCTTTCCTCATCGCTACCCTTACCCTGTTCAACTGCGACGACAGCGAACCACCGGATAGCGAAATCGTCAAACTGCTGGCCCCCGACGCGCAGGCTGGTGACGGCTTCGGCTACTCCGTGGCCCTCAGCCCCGCCGAAGGCGGGGTCAGCGGCGATTACGCTATTGTGGGGGCCGATGGAGAAGACGCCGGTGGTATCGGGGCCGGGGCGGCTTATGTTTTCCGGCGCACGGGCGCGAACAGCTGGGACGGCGGCACCAGGATCGTGGCCCCCGACGCGCAGGCTTATGCCTTCTTCGGCACGTCCGTGGCCCTCAGCGGCGATTACGCTATTGTGGGGGCACCCTGGGCCTGGGAATATACCGGGGGTATACTGGCTGGGGCGGCCTATATCTTCAAGCGTACGGGCGCGAACAGCTGGGACGGCGGCACCAAGATCGCGGCCCCCGACGCCCAGGCTGAGGACTACTTCGGCCGCTCCGTGGCCCTCAGCGGCGATTACGCCATTGTAGGCGCCGATGGAGAGGACGCCGGGGGCATGTTTGCCGGGGCGGCTTATGTCTTCCGACGCACAGGTACGAACAGCTGGGATGGCGGCACCAAGATCATGGCCCCCGACGCGGAGGGTTATGACGGCTTCGGCTGGTCCGTGGCCCTCAGCGGGGATTACTCTCTCGTGGGGGCACCTTATGAAGATACCGGGGACATCGCGGGCGGGGCGGCCTACGTCTTTAAGTGA